Proteins co-encoded in one Pseudomonas beijingensis genomic window:
- a CDS encoding non-ribosomal peptide synthetase: protein MSAFEKREEAFALSPQQRSQWLAGLPAVRLELEIKGPLTMERLQQRLVALSACHEALRLRVRPEPGLLMPLQMVEPTVMAADAISIEVQAVGDDRHRVTLQLPALSADRGTLLRLAQALASTDAPTADDEAMTYTQYSAWLYELQADEDAEDGRRFWASQALDEPAVSELLYRQVRSDRPDAPVTTRLSATPQLSMALEAFCQRHDASPEQVLMAAWGVLLQRLSTGDNPALTLNWVHDCRDDYEELADCWGLFAKPLPLRWQPTADSHFAQALANLQVLCEQATEWQEYCGVSAALPADTLQYGFQWGGQLPDRLDTLGSMASTLTVLDAQAIPAGMELLLVAETTAGGYRLNLCHLPGRYSEQAAWVLLEQFQSLLLDALANPGKPLTELSLQAPSFTATLAALQDDVPVPPFASVPAGFDACAAQFPEHLALRDHHGPLSYGQLQTRSNQLAHYLRAQGVGCEDRVALYLDRSAQMVLAMLAVLKSGAAFVPLDVHQPAQRSLAILQQAQPVFVLSGSAGSAPALPGIGSLDLRDEATWQQAPATATDVEIQGQDAAYVLFTSGSTGTPKGVIVEHRQLASYVASVSRRLTLGLGERSAVVTSLAADLGYTLLFPALLSGGELHLLDKETAMDAQAWAAWQAQYPIDHLKVVPSLLDAWLIHAQSAAVLPRKQLILGGESCSRRLLQSIRSLAPALTVFNHYGPTETTVGVVMHKAEPTMDYRRLPLSDRLDGMRLYLLDEQQAPAAPGQSAELYIAGPQLARGYLDAQQNTGRFIELAQRPGERLYRTGDMARYRHDGSLEITGRADRQVKIRGFRVELDEIQAQLTGLPGVAQAAVECIPRGELGQQLFAFMTLAPGHSTTVARLHGQAQDCLPDYMLPTLRIVEALPLMGNGKLDRKTLQQWADKVLDTVGSALPRTPLEALLAEVWAQVLGLERVGIDDDFFELGGHSLAAVTLASRLQTALSAPVTVNAVFNAPSVSAFAALVQAELKLSPLVRLSAPTVDAVQTANLFCFHPSTGHVQDYRTLLAPLAGWHLWGLQAAYLTDDSTTLGGDIESLAVCYVEHLRQQQPQGPYHLLGFSLGGLLAIAAAARLESQGEEVAFLGIIDSQYQHQAPEDSVEALLESASQALTPDSQAVLRQLPPPIMAALLEQLGALPPAARLPELVQWARQQGLQLDGDSWEHLQTRLNYQQHTQHLLATFKPVRLNCPVHVWWASDTLAQAEFADPHWEDLSSGPLTREVISAQHLTILEQRALHEQLAARLTATATHGAV from the coding sequence ATGAGCGCTTTCGAGAAACGTGAAGAAGCCTTCGCCCTCTCGCCCCAACAACGCAGTCAGTGGCTGGCAGGGTTGCCCGCGGTGCGCCTGGAACTGGAAATAAAAGGCCCGTTGACCATGGAGCGCCTGCAGCAGCGGCTCGTCGCCCTAAGCGCATGTCACGAGGCCCTGCGCCTGCGGGTGCGGCCTGAGCCGGGCCTGCTGATGCCGTTGCAGATGGTGGAACCCACGGTCATGGCCGCGGACGCCATCAGCATTGAGGTACAAGCGGTCGGTGACGATCGGCACCGGGTGACGCTGCAACTGCCGGCGCTGAGCGCCGATCGCGGGACCTTGCTGCGCCTGGCGCAGGCTTTGGCCTCGACGGATGCGCCGACGGCGGATGACGAGGCCATGACCTATACCCAGTACAGCGCCTGGCTCTACGAATTGCAGGCCGATGAAGACGCCGAGGATGGCCGGCGCTTCTGGGCCAGCCAGGCCCTGGACGAGCCGGCCGTCAGCGAGCTGCTCTACCGCCAGGTACGCAGCGACCGCCCCGACGCCCCGGTCACCACTCGCCTGAGCGCCACGCCACAGTTGAGCATGGCCCTTGAGGCTTTTTGCCAACGTCACGACGCCTCGCCCGAGCAGGTCCTGATGGCAGCCTGGGGCGTACTGTTGCAGCGCCTGAGTACCGGCGACAACCCGGCACTGACCTTGAACTGGGTCCACGATTGCCGCGACGACTATGAAGAGCTCGCCGACTGCTGGGGATTATTCGCCAAGCCCCTGCCCCTGCGCTGGCAACCGACGGCGGACAGCCATTTTGCCCAGGCGCTGGCAAACCTGCAGGTGCTCTGCGAGCAAGCCACCGAATGGCAGGAGTACTGCGGCGTCAGCGCTGCACTGCCGGCCGACACTTTGCAGTACGGCTTCCAGTGGGGTGGGCAGTTGCCCGATCGGCTCGACACCTTGGGCAGCATGGCGTCGACGCTCACGGTGCTGGATGCACAAGCCATTCCCGCGGGTATGGAGCTGCTGCTGGTGGCCGAAACCACCGCTGGCGGCTATCGCCTGAACCTCTGTCATTTGCCCGGCCGCTACAGCGAACAAGCTGCGTGGGTCCTGCTGGAGCAGTTCCAATCGCTGCTGCTCGATGCCCTCGCCAACCCAGGCAAACCCCTGACCGAGCTGTCCTTGCAAGCGCCGAGCTTCACCGCGACGCTGGCCGCCCTGCAGGACGACGTCCCAGTGCCGCCGTTTGCCAGCGTGCCGGCCGGTTTCGATGCCTGCGCCGCACAGTTCCCCGAACACTTGGCCCTGCGCGACCACCACGGACCGCTGAGCTACGGCCAATTGCAGACCCGCAGTAACCAATTGGCGCATTACCTGCGCGCCCAGGGTGTGGGCTGCGAAGATCGCGTGGCGTTGTACCTGGATCGCTCCGCGCAGATGGTCCTGGCCATGCTCGCCGTGCTCAAGAGCGGCGCGGCATTCGTCCCCCTGGATGTGCATCAACCGGCGCAACGTTCCCTGGCCATCCTGCAACAGGCCCAGCCGGTCTTCGTCCTCAGTGGTTCGGCCGGCAGCGCCCCCGCTTTGCCCGGCATCGGCAGCCTCGACCTGCGTGATGAAGCGACTTGGCAGCAAGCACCTGCCACGGCAACCGACGTCGAGATCCAAGGGCAGGACGCGGCCTATGTGCTGTTCACCTCCGGCAGCACCGGCACACCCAAAGGTGTCATCGTCGAGCATCGGCAGCTCGCCAGTTATGTCGCCAGCGTGTCCCGACGCCTGACGCTGGGGCTGGGTGAGCGCAGCGCGGTGGTCACTTCCCTGGCGGCCGACCTGGGCTACACGCTGCTGTTCCCGGCGCTGCTCAGCGGCGGCGAATTGCACCTGCTGGACAAGGAAACAGCCATGGACGCCCAAGCCTGGGCAGCCTGGCAGGCGCAGTACCCGATCGACCACCTGAAGGTCGTGCCGTCGTTGCTCGACGCTTGGTTGATCCACGCCCAAAGCGCTGCCGTGTTGCCGCGCAAGCAATTGATCCTCGGCGGCGAAAGCTGCTCGCGGCGCCTGCTGCAAAGCATTCGCAGCCTCGCGCCGGCGCTCACGGTCTTCAACCATTACGGCCCGACCGAAACCACGGTGGGGGTGGTGATGCACAAAGCCGAACCAACCATGGACTATCGCCGCCTGCCCCTGAGCGACCGCCTCGACGGCATGCGCCTGTACCTGCTCGACGAGCAGCAAGCGCCGGCCGCTCCCGGGCAAAGCGCCGAGCTGTATATCGCCGGCCCCCAACTGGCCCGCGGTTACTTGGACGCACAGCAAAATACCGGGCGGTTTATCGAGCTGGCACAACGGCCAGGTGAACGTCTCTATCGCACCGGCGACATGGCCCGCTATCGCCATGACGGCAGCCTGGAGATCACCGGGCGCGCGGATCGCCAGGTGAAAATCCGCGGTTTCCGCGTGGAACTCGACGAGATCCAGGCGCAGCTGACCGGCCTTCCCGGCGTGGCCCAGGCCGCGGTGGAATGCATTCCCCGGGGCGAGCTCGGCCAGCAACTGTTCGCCTTCATGACCCTGGCGCCCGGGCATTCGACCACGGTCGCCCGGCTGCATGGCCAGGCCCAGGATTGCTTGCCGGACTACATGCTGCCCACCCTGCGGATCGTCGAGGCATTGCCGCTGATGGGCAACGGCAAGCTCGACCGCAAGACCTTGCAGCAATGGGCCGACAAAGTCCTCGACACGGTCGGCAGCGCCTTGCCGCGCACGCCTCTGGAAGCCCTGCTCGCCGAGGTCTGGGCACAGGTGCTGGGCCTGGAGCGGGTGGGCATCGACGATGACTTCTTCGAGCTGGGCGGCCACTCCCTAGCGGCGGTGACGCTTGCCAGTCGCTTGCAGACCGCGCTGTCGGCACCGGTAACAGTCAATGCGGTGTTCAACGCCCCGAGCGTCTCGGCGTTTGCAGCGTTGGTGCAGGCCGAGCTCAAGCTCTCGCCGCTGGTGCGATTGTCGGCGCCCACCGTCGATGCCGTACAAACCGCCAATCTGTTCTGCTTCCACCCCTCCACCGGCCACGTGCAGGATTACCGCACGCTGCTGGCGCCGCTTGCGGGCTGGCATCTGTGGGGCTTGCAGGCGGCGTACCTGACCGACGATAGCACGACGCTGGGCGGCGATATCGAGAGTCTCGCCGTATGCTATGTCGAGCACCTGCGCCAACAGCAACCACAGGGGCCTTATCACCTGCTGGGCTTCTCCCTCGGCGGCCTGCTCGCGATTGCCGCGGCCGCGCGCCTGGAAAGCCAGGGCGAAGAAGTAGCGTTTCTCGGTATCATCGATTCGCAATACCAGCATCAGGCGCCGGAAGACAGTGTCGAGGCGCTGCTGGAGTCGGCGTCCCAAGCGTTGACACCGGACAGCCAGGCCGTGTTGCGCCAGTTGCCGCCGCCGATCATGGCCGCGTTGCTGGAGCAACTGGGCGCCCTGCCCCCGGCGGCACGCCTGCCGGAACTGGTCCAGTGGGCACGGCAACAAGGCCTGCAACTCGATGGCGACAGTTGGGAGCACCTGCAGACGCGGCTAAACTACCAGCAGCATACGCAACATCTGCTGGCCACGTTCAAGCCCGTACGGTTGAACTGCCCGGTGCATGTCTGGTGGGCCAGCGATACCCTGGCCCAGGCTGAGTTCGCCGACCCGCACTGGGAAGACCTGAGCAGTGGGCCGTTGACCCGCGAGGTCATCTCGGCGCAACACCTGACCATCCTTGAGCAACGCGCCTTGCACGAACAATTGGCGGCGCGCCTCACAGCCACTGCTACACACGGAGCGGTTTGA